In one window of Skermanella rosea DNA:
- a CDS encoding AAA family ATPase, protein MTPPESKKFTGTDNYVATEDLRVAVNAAVALQRPLLVKGEPGTGKTILAEEIARALGRPLIQWHIKSTTKAQQGLYEYDAVSRLRDSQLGDERVRDIANYIVKGKLWEAFDAPEAPVLLIDEIDKADIEFPNDLLLELDRMEFFVYETRQVVKARRRPVVIITSNNEKELPDAFLRRCFFHYIRFPEPETMARIVEVHYPGLKGDLLREALTLFYEVRETPGLKKKPSTSELLDWIKLLMVEDVSPETLRTRDAKKLIPPLHGALLKNEQDVHLFERLAFLSRRERGGG, encoded by the coding sequence ATGACCCCTCCTGAATCGAAGAAGTTCACCGGCACCGACAACTACGTCGCCACCGAGGACCTGCGGGTGGCGGTCAACGCCGCGGTGGCGCTCCAGCGCCCGCTGCTGGTCAAGGGCGAGCCCGGCACCGGCAAGACGATCCTGGCCGAGGAGATCGCGCGGGCGCTGGGCCGCCCGCTGATCCAATGGCATATCAAGTCCACGACCAAGGCTCAGCAGGGCCTGTACGAGTACGACGCCGTCAGCCGCCTGCGCGACAGCCAGCTGGGCGACGAGCGGGTTCGCGACATCGCGAACTACATCGTCAAGGGCAAGCTGTGGGAGGCGTTCGACGCGCCGGAGGCGCCGGTGCTCCTGATCGACGAGATCGACAAGGCGGACATCGAGTTCCCCAACGACCTGCTGCTCGAACTGGACCGGATGGAGTTCTTCGTCTACGAGACGCGGCAGGTGGTGAAGGCGCGCCGGCGTCCGGTCGTGATCATCACCTCGAACAACGAGAAGGAACTGCCGGACGCCTTCCTGCGCCGCTGCTTTTTCCATTATATCCGCTTCCCCGAGCCGGAGACGATGGCGCGCATCGTCGAGGTCCATTACCCCGGACTGAAGGGCGACCTGCTGCGGGAAGCGCTGACCCTGTTCTACGAGGTCCGCGAGACTCCCGGCCTCAAGAAAAAGCCCAGCACCTCGGAGCTGCTGGACTGGATCAAGCTGCTGATGGTCGAGGACGTGTCGCCGGAAACCCTGCGCACCCGCGACGCCAAGAAGCTGATCCCGCCGCTCCACGGCGCCCTGCTGAAGAACGAGCAGGACGTCCACCTGTTCGAGCGTCTAGCCTTCCTCAGCCGGCGCGAACGGGGAGGCGGCTGA
- a CDS encoding vWA domain-containing protein produces the protein MFTTFFYELRKAQVPVSLKEYLALMEAMRQGIADYSVEDFYYLSRTCLVKDERNLDKFDQVFGHVFKGLEGTAEGGEPVTAEIPEEWLRKLAEKYLTEEEKRQIQSLGGWDKLMETLAQRLAEQKGRHQGGSKWIGTAGTSPFGAYGYNPEGVRIGQEGSRHRRAVKVWDKREFRNLDDTVELGTRNIKVALRRLRKFAREGAAEELDLPDTIRSTARNAGTLDLKMVRERHNSVKVLLFLDVGGSMDDHIRICEELFSAARGEFKHLEYFYFHNCVYEGLWRDNRRRHAERTPTWDVLHTYGADYKLVFVGDAAMSPYEIVYPGGSVEHWNEEAGQVWLQRLLNTYSRSIWLNPSPEAYWSYTESTRILQRLMGGRMYPLTIDGLDAGMRELSR, from the coding sequence ATGTTCACGACTTTCTTCTACGAGCTGCGCAAGGCGCAGGTGCCGGTATCCCTGAAGGAGTACTTGGCGCTGATGGAGGCGATGCGCCAAGGCATCGCCGACTACAGCGTCGAGGATTTCTATTATCTCTCCCGCACCTGCCTCGTGAAGGACGAGCGCAACCTGGACAAGTTCGACCAGGTGTTCGGCCATGTCTTCAAGGGGCTGGAGGGTACGGCCGAGGGGGGCGAGCCGGTCACCGCCGAGATTCCCGAGGAATGGCTGCGCAAGCTCGCCGAGAAGTACCTCACGGAGGAGGAGAAGCGGCAGATCCAGTCGCTCGGCGGCTGGGACAAGCTGATGGAGACGCTGGCCCAGCGGCTGGCGGAGCAGAAGGGGCGCCATCAGGGTGGCTCCAAATGGATCGGCACGGCCGGCACCTCGCCGTTCGGCGCCTACGGCTACAATCCCGAGGGTGTCCGCATCGGGCAGGAGGGCAGCCGCCATCGCCGGGCCGTGAAGGTTTGGGACAAGCGCGAGTTCAGGAACCTGGACGACACGGTCGAGCTGGGCACCCGCAACATCAAGGTGGCGTTGCGCCGGCTGCGCAAGTTCGCCCGCGAAGGTGCCGCGGAGGAACTGGACCTGCCCGACACGATCCGCTCGACCGCCCGGAATGCCGGTACGCTCGACCTCAAGATGGTCCGGGAGCGGCACAACAGCGTCAAGGTGCTGCTGTTCCTGGACGTCGGCGGCTCCATGGACGACCATATCCGGATCTGCGAGGAGCTGTTCTCGGCCGCGCGGGGCGAGTTCAAGCACCTGGAATATTTCTATTTCCACAATTGCGTCTACGAGGGCCTGTGGCGCGACAATCGCCGACGGCACGCCGAGCGCACGCCCACGTGGGACGTGCTGCACACCTATGGGGCGGACTACAAGCTTGTCTTCGTCGGTGATGCCGCGATGAGCCCCTACGAGATCGTCTATCCCGGCGGCAGTGTCGAGCATTGGAACGAGGAGGCCGGGCAGGTCTGGCTCCAGCGCCTGCTGAACACCTACAGCCGCTCGATCTGGCTCAATCCCTCCCCCGAAGCCTATTGGAGCTACACGGAGAGCACCCGCATCCTTCAGAGGCTGATGGGCGGGCGCATGTATCCGCTGACCATCGATGGGCTGGACGCCGGAATGCGCGAGCTGAGCCGATGA
- a CDS encoding GcrA family cell cycle regulator gives MSWTDERVERLKQLWGQGMSASEIADTLGDVTRNAVIGKAHRLGLSGRPSPIKKKPSRGATILALTERMCKWPVGDPKHADFHFCGKTAQPGMPYCAEHAAIAYQPSSKKRDDDRERKVGAA, from the coding sequence ATGAGTTGGACTGACGAGCGGGTAGAGCGCCTGAAGCAACTCTGGGGTCAGGGGATGAGCGCGAGCGAGATCGCGGACACCCTGGGTGACGTCACGCGCAACGCCGTGATCGGCAAGGCCCATCGCCTTGGATTGTCGGGACGGCCGTCACCGATCAAGAAGAAGCCGTCGCGCGGCGCCACGATCCTCGCCCTGACCGAGCGCATGTGCAAATGGCCGGTCGGCGACCCCAAGCACGCGGATTTCCATTTCTGCGGCAAGACGGCCCAGCCCGGCATGCCCTATTGCGCGGAGCATGCCGCCATCGCTTACCAGCCCAGCTCGAAGAAGCGGGACGACGATCGCGAGCGCAAAGTCGGCGCCGCCTGA
- a CDS encoding OmpA family protein encodes MRLNQIAASGVFAFLAMSVVAPASVLAQSAPEKCNTVVDSTGKPVVAANNTAVLHAGSYDCPPPPAAAAAAPAAAVPPAAPLANAVYFVFFDFDRSAITPAAQDILNTVVSDARRTNASRLNVLGHTDTSGSPAYNQRLSERRATAVREALVQRGVPAGQITTRGLGETQPLIATGDGVREPSNRRAEIRFQ; translated from the coding sequence GTGCGCCTTAATCAAATCGCTGCCTCGGGCGTCTTTGCGTTCCTGGCGATGTCGGTGGTTGCGCCCGCCAGCGTGCTGGCTCAAAGCGCCCCGGAAAAGTGCAACACGGTGGTGGACTCCACCGGCAAGCCCGTGGTTGCCGCCAACAACACTGCCGTTCTCCACGCCGGAAGCTATGACTGCCCGCCGCCGCCCGCAGCGGCCGCCGCCGCCCCGGCCGCAGCCGTTCCGCCGGCCGCTCCGCTGGCCAACGCCGTCTACTTCGTGTTCTTCGACTTCGACCGCTCGGCCATCACCCCGGCGGCCCAGGACATCCTGAACACGGTGGTCAGCGATGCCCGCCGGACCAACGCCTCCCGCCTGAACGTGCTCGGCCACACCGACACCTCGGGCTCGCCGGCCTACAACCAGCGCCTGTCGGAGCGTCGTGCGACCGCCGTGCGCGAGGCTCTGGTGCAGCGTGGCGTCCCGGCCGGTCAGATCACCACCCGCGGCCTCGGCGAGACGCAGCCTCTGATCGCCACCGGCGACGGCGTCCGCGAGCCGTCCAACCGTCGCGCCGAAATCCGCTTCCAGTAA
- a CDS encoding Gfo/Idh/MocA family oxidoreductase: MPHKIRIAIVGAGETGAPLLEQLLSADFVKVIGIADLNPDAPGIVLARSRGVKTYSDFLELARMGEDIDIFIDVTGVHKVRDALRQYMRESDNHHTVIMHELIAVLLLSLSKGELVHIKHGDLDY, encoded by the coding sequence ATGCCACACAAGATCAGAATCGCGATCGTCGGGGCAGGTGAAACCGGCGCGCCGCTGCTTGAGCAGCTTCTCTCGGCAGATTTTGTCAAGGTTATAGGCATTGCCGACCTAAATCCCGATGCTCCGGGCATTGTATTGGCCCGGTCCAGGGGCGTGAAGACTTACAGCGATTTCCTTGAACTGGCCCGGATGGGTGAAGACATCGATATATTCATTGATGTGACAGGTGTACACAAGGTCCGGGATGCGCTGCGGCAGTACATGCGGGAGTCGGACAATCATCATACCGTGATCATGCATGAACTGATCGCCGTCCTGCTGCTCTCCCTGTCCAAAGGCGAGCTGGTCCATATCAAGCATGGCGACTTGGATTATTAA
- a CDS encoding NADP-dependent isocitrate dehydrogenase, with protein sequence MAKIKVANPVVELDGDEMTRIIWQFIKEKLILPYLDIELKYYDLGMEYRDKTDDQVTVDAAKAIQQYGVGVKCATITPDEARVKEFNLKKMWKSPNGTIRNILGGTVFREPIICSNVPRLVPGWTKPLIIGRHAFGDQYRATDFQVPGPGKLTMTFTPDGGGEPVTYDVFQFPEAGVAMGMYNLDESIRGFARACMNYGLARKLPVYLSTKNTILKVYDGRFKNLFQEVFDAEFADEFKKLGLTYEHRLIDDMVASVMKWDGGFVWACKNYDGDVQSDTVAQGFGSLGLMTSVLLSPDGKTVEAEAAHGTVTRHYREHQKGRETSTNPIASIFAWTQGLSYRGKFDGTPEVTRFAETLEKVCVSTVEAGFMTKDLAILIGPEQPWLTTKQFLDKLDENLKKAMAEAA encoded by the coding sequence ATGGCAAAGATTAAGGTCGCTAACCCCGTCGTCGAACTCGACGGCGACGAAATGACCCGGATCATCTGGCAGTTCATCAAGGAAAAGCTGATCCTGCCCTACCTCGACATCGAGTTGAAGTACTACGATCTGGGCATGGAGTATCGCGACAAGACCGACGACCAGGTCACCGTCGACGCGGCCAAGGCCATCCAGCAATACGGCGTGGGCGTCAAGTGCGCCACGATCACCCCGGACGAAGCGCGGGTCAAGGAATTCAACCTCAAGAAGATGTGGAAGTCGCCCAACGGCACGATCCGCAACATCCTGGGCGGCACCGTCTTCCGCGAACCGATCATCTGCTCCAACGTGCCGCGCCTGGTTCCGGGCTGGACCAAGCCGCTGATCATCGGCCGCCACGCCTTCGGCGACCAGTACCGCGCGACCGACTTCCAGGTTCCCGGCCCGGGCAAGCTGACCATGACCTTCACGCCCGACGGCGGCGGCGAACCGGTGACCTACGACGTCTTCCAGTTCCCCGAGGCTGGCGTCGCCATGGGCATGTACAACCTGGATGAAAGCATCCGCGGCTTCGCCCGGGCCTGCATGAACTACGGCCTGGCGCGCAAGCTGCCGGTCTACCTGTCGACCAAGAACACGATCCTGAAGGTCTATGACGGCCGCTTCAAGAACCTGTTCCAGGAGGTCTTCGACGCGGAGTTCGCCGACGAGTTCAAGAAGCTCGGCCTGACCTACGAGCACCGCCTGATCGACGACATGGTCGCCAGCGTGATGAAGTGGGACGGCGGCTTCGTCTGGGCCTGCAAGAACTACGACGGCGACGTCCAGTCCGACACCGTGGCGCAGGGCTTCGGCTCGCTGGGCCTGATGACCTCGGTGCTGCTGAGCCCCGACGGCAAGACGGTGGAGGCCGAGGCCGCCCACGGCACCGTGACCCGGCATTATCGCGAGCACCAGAAGGGCCGCGAGACCTCGACCAACCCGATCGCCTCGATCTTCGCCTGGACCCAGGGCCTGTCCTATCGCGGCAAGTTCGACGGCACGCCCGAGGTCACCCGGTTCGCCGAGACCTTGGAGAAGGTGTGCGTCAGCACCGTGGAGGCCGGCTTCATGACCAAGGACCTCGCCATCCTGATCGGCCCGGAGCAGCCCTGGCTGACCACCAAGCAGTTCCTGGACAAGCTGGACGAGAACCTGAAGAAGGCCATGGCCGAAGCCGCCTGA
- a CDS encoding LOG family protein: MKDLNSICVYCGSSSRVSDTYKDAAHLLGTLIGQSGRQLVYGGGRVGLMGIVADAAIAAGGPVVGIIPEHIQVLEVEHTGLTELLVVDSMHTRKRMMVDRSDAFVVLPGGLGTLDETFEILTWKQLRLHDKPVVVANIDGYWDPFEALLDHMIAQGFAQPAHRKLFSVVTRVEDVLPALSLQPEPVIKPETKWL, encoded by the coding sequence ATGAAGGATTTGAATTCGATTTGCGTCTATTGCGGCTCGTCGAGCCGGGTCAGCGATACCTACAAGGATGCCGCGCACCTGCTCGGCACGCTGATCGGGCAGAGCGGGCGCCAGCTCGTCTACGGCGGCGGCCGGGTCGGGCTGATGGGGATCGTCGCCGACGCCGCGATCGCGGCCGGCGGACCCGTAGTCGGGATCATCCCGGAGCACATCCAGGTGCTCGAGGTGGAGCATACCGGCCTGACCGAGCTGCTGGTGGTCGACAGCATGCACACCCGCAAGCGGATGATGGTCGACCGCTCCGACGCGTTCGTCGTCCTGCCCGGCGGGCTGGGCACGCTGGACGAGACGTTCGAGATCCTGACCTGGAAGCAGCTCCGCCTGCACGACAAGCCCGTGGTGGTCGCCAACATCGACGGCTACTGGGACCCGTTCGAGGCGCTGCTCGACCACATGATCGCCCAGGGGTTCGCCCAGCCGGCCCACCGCAAGCTGTTCAGCGTCGTGACCCGCGTGGAGGACGTGCTGCCGGCCCTGTCGCTCCAGCCGGAACCGGTGATCAAGCCGGAGACCAAGTGGCTGTGA
- a CDS encoding LysM peptidoglycan-binding domain-containing protein codes for MKRALIIGAVGVALLGTALALTWLDQTGESLMDAAPPAAVRPDPGPSVSAAAPAPEPAAPPDKDPEPSRPEPRPGAPPSFDVVRITPQGNAVIAGRAEPHSTVTVLDGGRTIGQSVADQRGEWVLLPDNPLGPGGRQLSLSALAPDAEAPVGSEDVVVLVLPEATQGAGQGAGQGAGGAIALAVPRDGVGASAVLQAPSAAVPAAAPRPAGGVSIDVVDYGADGRVNIGGRAPPRTRVQVYLDNLLVGHAQSGDDGRWALTPEQPVRPGRYALRADQVAEDGKVAARAEIPFQMAEQAAMLPAGQSVVVQPGASLWRIARRTYGSGVRYSQIYEANQQHIRDPDLIYPGQIFNVPPTN; via the coding sequence GTGAAGAGAGCGCTCATAATCGGTGCCGTCGGCGTAGCCCTGCTGGGCACCGCCCTGGCCTTGACCTGGCTCGACCAGACCGGTGAATCGCTGATGGACGCGGCGCCGCCCGCGGCCGTGAGGCCCGATCCCGGGCCGTCCGTTTCCGCCGCGGCGCCCGCTCCCGAACCGGCCGCGCCGCCGGACAAGGATCCGGAGCCGTCCAGGCCGGAGCCCCGGCCCGGCGCGCCGCCCAGCTTCGACGTCGTCAGGATCACCCCGCAGGGCAACGCCGTCATCGCCGGGCGCGCCGAGCCGCATTCCACCGTGACCGTGCTCGACGGCGGCCGGACGATCGGGCAGTCGGTCGCCGACCAGAGGGGCGAATGGGTGCTGCTCCCCGACAACCCGCTCGGCCCGGGGGGCCGCCAGCTCAGCCTGTCGGCGCTGGCACCCGACGCCGAGGCGCCGGTCGGTTCCGAGGACGTGGTGGTGCTCGTGCTGCCCGAGGCGACCCAGGGGGCGGGCCAGGGAGCGGGCCAGGGAGCGGGCGGCGCGATCGCCCTGGCGGTGCCCCGGGACGGCGTCGGCGCGTCGGCCGTCCTCCAGGCGCCGTCCGCCGCCGTCCCGGCGGCCGCGCCGCGGCCGGCCGGCGGCGTGTCGATCGACGTGGTCGATTACGGGGCGGACGGGCGGGTGAACATCGGGGGACGGGCGCCGCCGCGAACCCGCGTCCAGGTGTATCTCGACAATCTGCTGGTCGGCCATGCCCAGTCCGGCGACGACGGCCGCTGGGCCCTGACGCCCGAGCAGCCGGTGCGGCCGGGCCGCTACGCCCTGCGCGCCGACCAGGTGGCCGAGGACGGCAAGGTCGCCGCCCGCGCCGAGATCCCGTTCCAGATGGCGGAGCAGGCCGCGATGCTTCCGGCCGGCCAGTCGGTGGTGGTCCAGCCCGGGGCGAGCCTGTGGCGCATCGCGCGGCGCACTTACGGCTCCGGCGTCCGGTACAGCCAGATCTACGAGGCGAACCAGCAGCATATCCGCGACCCCGACCTGATCTATCCGGGCCAGATCTTCAACGTGCCCCCGACGAACTGA
- a CDS encoding phosphatidylserine decarboxylase, which translates to MSALQSVVVPINRAGWPFIALFAAATAVLAFVAQPLGWIGALLTAWCVYFFRDPDRVVPARPGLLVSPADGTVQMIVPAVPPPELGMGPEPRLRISIFLNVFNVHVNRTPAAGTVEAAEYRKGRFLNAALDKASEENERMAIRLRLDDGREIAFVQIAGLVARRIICHLKPGQAVAAGERYGLIRFGSRTDVYLPDGVHPQVIVGQTTIGGETVIADLNSTEPARLGEVR; encoded by the coding sequence ATGTCCGCTCTGCAATCCGTCGTCGTTCCGATCAACCGTGCCGGTTGGCCCTTCATCGCGCTGTTCGCAGCCGCCACGGCCGTCCTGGCCTTCGTCGCCCAGCCGCTCGGCTGGATCGGGGCGCTGCTGACCGCCTGGTGCGTCTATTTCTTCCGCGACCCCGACCGGGTCGTGCCGGCCCGCCCGGGATTGCTGGTCAGCCCGGCCGACGGGACGGTGCAGATGATCGTGCCGGCGGTCCCGCCGCCCGAGCTGGGCATGGGCCCCGAGCCGCGCCTGCGCATCAGCATCTTCCTGAACGTCTTCAACGTCCACGTCAACCGCACCCCGGCGGCCGGCACGGTCGAGGCGGCGGAGTACCGCAAGGGCCGCTTCCTCAACGCGGCGCTGGACAAGGCGAGCGAGGAGAACGAGCGGATGGCGATCCGGCTGCGGCTGGACGACGGGCGGGAGATCGCCTTCGTTCAGATCGCCGGGCTGGTGGCCCGGCGCATCATCTGCCACCTGAAGCCGGGGCAGGCGGTGGCCGCGGGCGAGCGCTACGGCCTGATCCGCTTCGGCAGCCGGACCGACGTCTACCTGCCCGACGGCGTCCATCCCCAGGTGATCGTCGGCCAGACCACGATAGGGGGAGAGACCGTGATCGCCGACCTGAACTCGACCGAGCCGGCACGGCTGGGGGAGGTGCGCTGA
- the pssA gene encoding CDP-diacylglycerol--serine O-phosphatidyltransferase, protein MTARPERARRRNRPPRLRGLSINRLLPNMLTMLALCAGVTAMRFAIQGRFEAAVVSVMIAAVFDALDGRIARLLNGQSRFGEELDSLSDVVSFGVAPAITLYLWVLAGAGTPGWIAVLAFSVCAALRLARFNSKLGDSDLPPYAYNYFTGVPAPAAAGLVLLPLVISFEAGTTVFGHPLFVGVWAAAIALLMVSQWPTFSFKGIRVPQKYVIPLLAAVGLLAAMLVSTPWLTLALIGLAYLASLPFSLRQYRRLRREAERLHGAAHQDPEDEGEAAGERPAD, encoded by the coding sequence ATGACCGCCCGTCCCGAACGCGCCCGCCGCCGCAACCGTCCGCCCCGCCTGCGCGGCCTGTCGATCAACCGGCTGCTGCCCAACATGCTGACCATGCTGGCGCTGTGCGCCGGCGTCACCGCCATGCGCTTCGCGATCCAGGGGAGGTTCGAGGCGGCCGTGGTGTCGGTCATGATCGCCGCCGTGTTCGACGCCCTGGACGGCAGGATCGCCCGGCTGCTGAACGGCCAGAGCCGGTTCGGCGAGGAGCTGGACAGCCTGTCCGACGTCGTCAGCTTCGGCGTTGCGCCGGCCATCACCCTGTACCTGTGGGTCCTGGCGGGAGCCGGCACGCCGGGCTGGATCGCGGTGCTGGCCTTCAGCGTCTGCGCCGCGCTGCGGCTCGCCCGGTTCAACAGCAAGCTGGGCGACTCGGACCTGCCGCCCTACGCCTACAACTACTTCACCGGGGTCCCGGCGCCGGCCGCCGCGGGGCTGGTGCTGCTGCCGCTGGTGATCTCGTTCGAGGCCGGCACCACCGTGTTCGGCCACCCCCTGTTCGTGGGCGTGTGGGCCGCCGCCATCGCCCTGCTGATGGTGAGCCAGTGGCCGACCTTCTCGTTCAAGGGGATCCGGGTCCCGCAGAAATACGTGATCCCGCTGCTGGCCGCGGTCGGGCTGCTGGCCGCGATGCTGGTCAGCACGCCCTGGCTGACCCTGGCCCTGATCGGCCTGGCCTATCTGGCCAGCCTGCCGTTCAGCCTGCGGCAGTACCGCCGGCTGCGCCGGGAGGCCGAGCGCCTGCACGGGGCGGCGCACCAGGACCCGGAGGACGAAGGGGAAGCCGCCGGCGAGCGGCCGGCGGACTGA
- a CDS encoding CDP-alcohol phosphatidyltransferase family protein has product MLDARLRRLIDPPLDRAGAALARRGVPADAVTLAGFAVGAASFPALAAGAYGWALALILLNRAMDGLDGAVARHAGATDFGGYLDIVCDFLFYSGVVFFFAAGRPEDALAAAFLVFSFVGTGSSFLAYAILAAKRGITTEIRGAKSLYYIGGITEGTETIALFAAMCLFPDAFPWLAWGFGALCWLTTGARIAAAARTFRP; this is encoded by the coding sequence ATGCTCGACGCCCGCCTGCGCCGGCTGATCGACCCGCCGCTCGACCGCGCCGGCGCGGCCCTGGCCCGCCGCGGGGTTCCCGCCGACGCCGTGACGCTGGCGGGGTTCGCCGTGGGGGCGGCGTCCTTCCCGGCGCTGGCGGCGGGAGCCTACGGCTGGGCGCTGGCGCTGATCCTGCTGAACCGGGCGATGGACGGCCTGGACGGCGCGGTAGCCCGCCATGCCGGGGCCACCGACTTCGGCGGCTACCTGGATATCGTCTGCGACTTCCTGTTCTATTCGGGCGTGGTGTTCTTCTTCGCGGCGGGCCGTCCGGAGGACGCGCTGGCCGCCGCCTTCCTGGTGTTCAGCTTCGTCGGCACCGGCTCGTCGTTCCTGGCCTACGCGATCCTGGCGGCCAAGCGGGGGATCACGACGGAGATCCGCGGCGCCAAGTCGCTCTATTATATCGGCGGCATCACCGAGGGGACCGAGACGATCGCGCTGTTCGCCGCGATGTGCCTGTTCCCCGACGCTTTCCCCTGGCTCGCCTGGGGCTTCGGCGCCCTGTGCTGGCTGACCACCGGGGCGAGGATCGCGGCGGCGGCCCGGACCTTCCGTCCCTGA
- a CDS encoding cupin domain-containing protein gives MADTTVMKVHSADSPKGEMGQKYLASGKTLSMRLWEGEQPSEADAKEPSARDYETVGYVISGSAELHIEGQMVRLEPGDSWSVPKGAKHSYKILEPFTAVEATSPPAQVHGRE, from the coding sequence ATGGCCGACACCACCGTGATGAAGGTCCACTCCGCCGATTCGCCCAAGGGCGAGATGGGCCAGAAATACCTGGCGTCGGGCAAGACCCTGTCGATGCGCCTCTGGGAGGGCGAGCAGCCTTCCGAAGCCGACGCCAAGGAGCCCTCCGCCCGGGACTACGAGACGGTCGGGTACGTGATCTCCGGCAGCGCGGAGCTTCACATCGAGGGCCAGATGGTCAGGCTGGAGCCCGGCGACAGCTGGTCCGTGCCGAAGGGCGCCAAGCATTCCTACAAGATCCTGGAGCCCTTCACCGCGGTCGAGGCGACCAGCCCCCCGGCGCAGGTCCATGGCCGCGAATAG
- a CDS encoding MBL fold metallo-hydrolase, with the protein MFEITFLGTAASVPSAGRGLSSLLVEHGRRRFLIDCGEGTQRQLMASGLGFRRLDTVLLTHGHLDHLLGLGGLAGTLNLWRSTERLAIHAGRAPLRLARRLLEDVVWPDGPPRLGLDWRELSPGPLLAARDLTVTAFPVHHVAPDCFGFLFEETPRRHLLADRLDALGVPAGEARGRLARGEAVVLPDGRRVEPGQVTGPERRGRRVAVVGDAGSTAGLLEHVRGVDLLVIEATFLDADRDKAEARSHLTVGQATGLARDAGVGELWLNHQSARYPAGAVEAEARAGFGRVRVAADFDRVAVG; encoded by the coding sequence ATGTTCGAGATCACCTTCCTGGGCACCGCGGCCAGCGTTCCCTCGGCCGGCCGTGGCCTGTCCTCCCTGCTGGTGGAGCATGGCCGCCGGCGCTTCCTGATCGACTGCGGCGAGGGCACCCAGCGCCAGCTGATGGCGAGCGGGCTGGGCTTCCGCCGGCTCGACACCGTCCTGCTGACCCACGGGCACCTGGACCACCTGCTCGGGCTGGGCGGGCTGGCCGGGACGCTGAACCTGTGGCGGAGCACGGAGCGGCTGGCGATCCATGCCGGCCGCGCGCCGCTCCGTCTCGCCCGGCGCCTGCTGGAGGACGTCGTCTGGCCGGACGGCCCGCCCCGACTGGGGCTGGACTGGCGGGAACTGTCGCCCGGCCCCCTGCTGGCCGCGCGCGACCTGACCGTGACCGCCTTCCCGGTCCACCACGTGGCGCCGGACTGCTTCGGCTTCCTGTTCGAGGAGACCCCGCGCCGGCACCTGCTCGCCGACCGGCTGGACGCGCTGGGGGTGCCGGCCGGCGAGGCGCGGGGGCGGCTGGCCCGCGGCGAGGCGGTCGTCCTGCCGGACGGGCGGCGCGTCGAGCCGGGCCAAGTGACGGGTCCCGAGCGGCGCGGCCGCCGGGTCGCGGTGGTCGGCGACGCCGGCAGCACCGCCGGCCTACTGGAGCATGTCCGGGGCGTCGACCTGCTGGTGATCGAGGCCACTTTCCTGGACGCCGACCGGGACAAGGCCGAGGCGCGGAGCCACCTGACCGTCGGCCAGGCGACCGGCCTGGCCCGCGACGCCGGCGTGGGCGAGCTGTGGCTGAACCACCAGTCGGCCCGCTATCCCGCCGGCGCGGTGGAGGCGGAGGCGCGGGCCGGGTTCGGCCGGGTCCGCGTCGCCGCCGACTTCGACCGGGTCGCCGTGGGATGA